In Bacillus sp. Cs-700, one genomic interval encodes:
- a CDS encoding sugar-binding protein codes for MARWIYVIGGLLVTVTFSFFLFYSVRAFNLTPDRPSASYKAPDYRFVLVTEEVDNDYWRLVEKGARAAAKTYNVSLQYTGPKQANLDEHMKMIEMAAASKVDGIIAQGLNQEVSPTIINRVSEKGIPFLTIDTDAPESKRVAYVGTDNYYAGFLAGQALLKDTEGEVKVGIITGRFDSANQKLRVEGFKDAIKGSDRVNVVAIDESQITRIQAAEKTYEMIKDYPDVNAFYGTSALDAIGIVQVLESIGMTDRVYVIGFDVLPETLQLLKEGKLEATVEQKPYEMGYDAVELMLQLLEGEKVSTYHHTMTDVVRQKDLTQTETMTPGGMKQQ; via the coding sequence ATGGCGCGCTGGATATACGTGATTGGTGGTTTGCTAGTAACGGTGACATTTTCTTTTTTTCTATTCTATTCTGTAAGGGCTTTCAATTTGACGCCAGACCGCCCTTCTGCCTCTTATAAAGCTCCGGATTATCGCTTCGTGCTCGTTACGGAAGAAGTTGATAATGATTACTGGCGACTTGTAGAAAAAGGAGCACGTGCTGCAGCTAAGACGTACAATGTTTCGTTACAGTATACCGGCCCCAAACAAGCTAACCTTGATGAACATATGAAGATGATTGAAATGGCGGCTGCATCAAAAGTGGATGGCATCATCGCGCAGGGATTGAATCAAGAAGTGTCACCTACGATTATTAATCGCGTATCAGAAAAAGGGATTCCTTTTCTAACTATAGATACGGATGCTCCTGAAAGTAAGCGAGTGGCGTACGTTGGAACGGATAATTACTATGCTGGGTTTCTAGCAGGACAAGCGTTGCTAAAAGATACAGAAGGTGAAGTGAAGGTTGGCATCATTACGGGGCGGTTTGATTCAGCGAATCAAAAGCTTCGGGTCGAGGGATTTAAAGATGCGATCAAAGGTAGCGATCGCGTGAACGTCGTTGCTATCGATGAATCCCAAATTACACGAATACAAGCAGCTGAAAAAACGTATGAGATGATAAAAGATTACCCTGACGTTAATGCCTTTTACGGAACGAGTGCCCTTGATGCGATCGGTATTGTTCAAGTTCTTGAAAGCATTGGGATGACGGATCGCGTCTATGTGATTGGGTTTGATGTTCTCCCAGAAACACTTCAACTTCTTAAAGAGGGGAAGCTTGAAGCGACTGTTGAACAAAAACCATATGAGATGGGATACGACGCGGTAGAATTGATGCTTCAATTGCTTGAAGGTGAAAAGGTTTCCACCTATCACCACACGATGACAGATGTAGTGCGGCAGAAAGACTTGACTCAAACAGAAACAATGACGCCGGGAGGGATGAAACAACAATGA
- a CDS encoding sugar ABC transporter permease: MKTETATRSFTVSTRKKRSLTKDHMLAIGFLIPSILLVGVFVYGFIGWTGYVSLSNWNSLVPDFSFVGLKNYLYLFSDFRFQADLRNTLFFTIMFILAVIVVGQFLAVLLDQKIQQESLFRNIFFFPMALSFVVTGVVWQWLLNPSTGVNLFLSKLGLDSKWYTDTTIFPAIGWGKIEFGIPIAMIAVVIAAVWQMTGFSVAMYLAGLRGVPEEVREAARMDGANEFQVYWKIIMPILRPITVSVIIIMAHISLKIFDLIYAMTGPGANFVTDVPGVYMYETTFRGNYYANGAAIAVVMLLAVAIFIVPYLWSSRKGEA; encoded by the coding sequence ATGAAGACAGAAACAGCGACGAGATCGTTCACTGTATCAACGCGAAAAAAACGGTCGCTTACAAAGGATCACATGCTTGCGATTGGCTTTCTTATTCCATCGATTCTTTTAGTTGGTGTTTTCGTTTATGGCTTTATCGGATGGACCGGCTACGTATCATTAAGCAATTGGAATTCGCTTGTCCCAGATTTTTCTTTTGTCGGATTGAAAAATTATCTTTATCTGTTTAGTGATTTTCGCTTTCAAGCTGACTTGCGAAATACCCTCTTTTTTACAATTATGTTTATTTTAGCGGTGATCGTGGTGGGTCAGTTTCTGGCTGTTCTTTTAGACCAAAAGATCCAGCAAGAGTCGCTGTTTCGCAATATTTTTTTCTTTCCAATGGCGCTTTCTTTTGTCGTCACTGGGGTGGTCTGGCAATGGCTATTGAATCCTTCCACAGGGGTTAATTTGTTCCTTAGTAAACTTGGTCTTGATTCAAAATGGTATACGGATACAACGATTTTCCCTGCGATTGGATGGGGGAAAATCGAATTTGGTATCCCGATTGCAATGATTGCGGTTGTTATTGCAGCCGTTTGGCAAATGACCGGTTTTTCAGTAGCCATGTATCTTGCTGGACTAAGAGGTGTTCCAGAAGAAGTAAGGGAAGCGGCTCGGATGGATGGTGCAAATGAATTTCAGGTGTATTGGAAAATCATTATGCCGATCCTTCGTCCAATTACCGTTAGCGTGATTATTATTATGGCGCACATTTCGCTTAAAATTTTCGATTTAATTTATGCGATGACGGGGCCGGGTGCAAACTTTGTCACAGACGTACCTGGTGTGTATATGTATGAAACGACGTTTAGAGGAAATTATTACGCAAACGGCGCAGCGATTGCTGTCGTCATGCTTTTAGCGGTTGCAATCTTTATCGTTCCGTACCTTTGGTCGAGTCGGAAGGGGGAAGCCTAG
- a CDS encoding sensor histidine kinase, with amino-acid sequence MKIQARFILFFTLLVILMNGVAFYLFHSSQRTIDDYHTSFERFIVLNEISQQTNTVYEAMNTYLTARTQEELTAYATERKILSQEKVELLDTVKNEGNDQIVTNYENMIESFLLECDITVQAFQRQEINQYSGHLNEAAQISAFIQETTLTLINSELTDYRTFYNKMDQKSSYLQWMGISLFVSMILFSLLMAFWFSRGITKPIHELAAAAKKLAKGDFTANKVVVKSRSELRLLAETFYRMQENIQGLIIEIKQKSELDQLLKEMELKSLQSQMNPHFLFNTLNTISRRAYIEGAEQTSELIESVAALLRYNLGNLAKDVTLKDELTIVREYFFIQKSRFGERVKFDVIADENVLDCKIPVLTLQPIVENAFIHGVETYEEGGEIIIRIYAEQDDVIIEVTDNGVGMETTRLSQLFSNDEHSLIHNRQGHSTGLGMQNVKKRIELFSQQAGSMTVHSSKEFGTTVRLNLPYRKRKGDEQFA; translated from the coding sequence ATGAAAATTCAAGCGAGATTTATTCTCTTTTTTACATTGCTTGTTATTTTGATGAACGGTGTCGCGTTTTATTTGTTTCATAGCAGTCAGCGTACGATTGATGATTATCACACGAGTTTTGAGCGATTTATCGTCTTAAATGAAATCTCGCAACAAACGAATACGGTCTATGAAGCAATGAATACGTATTTAACGGCACGAACGCAAGAAGAATTAACTGCTTATGCAACTGAGCGAAAAATTCTTTCGCAAGAGAAGGTAGAGCTTCTCGATACGGTGAAAAATGAAGGAAACGATCAAATCGTCACAAACTATGAAAACATGATTGAAAGCTTTTTACTTGAATGTGACATTACCGTGCAAGCTTTTCAGAGGCAGGAAATTAATCAATATTCAGGTCACTTAAACGAAGCAGCGCAGATTTCCGCATTTATTCAGGAAACTACCTTAACGCTTATTAATTCCGAATTAACGGATTACCGCACCTTCTACAACAAAATGGATCAAAAAAGTTCATACCTTCAGTGGATGGGGATTTCGTTATTTGTTTCCATGATTTTATTTAGCCTCTTGATGGCCTTTTGGTTTTCGCGCGGTATTACAAAACCGATTCATGAACTTGCGGCTGCAGCTAAAAAACTAGCAAAGGGAGATTTTACGGCAAATAAAGTTGTCGTAAAATCGAGAAGTGAACTGCGGTTGCTAGCAGAAACCTTTTATCGCATGCAGGAAAATATACAAGGGTTAATTATCGAAATAAAGCAAAAATCAGAGCTCGATCAGCTTTTGAAAGAAATGGAGTTAAAAAGTCTTCAAAGTCAGATGAATCCTCACTTTCTTTTTAATACCCTTAATACGATTTCAAGGCGTGCTTATATTGAAGGGGCTGAACAAACGAGTGAGCTCATTGAATCGGTAGCGGCTCTTCTACGCTACAATCTTGGGAATTTAGCAAAAGACGTGACCTTAAAAGATGAATTAACGATTGTGAGGGAATATTTTTTTATTCAGAAGTCACGGTTTGGGGAACGAGTGAAATTTGATGTGATTGCAGACGAGAACGTTCTGGACTGCAAAATCCCCGTGCTAACGCTTCAGCCGATTGTTGAAAATGCTTTTATACACGGTGTGGAAACGTATGAAGAGGGCGGCGAAATTATCATTCGAATTTATGCGGAACAAGACGATGTCATTATTGAGGTGACCGACAACGGAGTAGGAATGGAAACGACAAGGCTGTCACAATTATTTTCCAATGATGAACATTCGCTTATACATAATAGACAGGGACATTCAACCGGTCTTGGCATGCAAAATGTGAAGAAACGAATCGAATTGTTCTCACAGCAGGCTGGTTCCATGACCGTTCATTCTTCTAAAGAATTTGGAACAACGGTTAGACTGAATTTACCTTATAGAAAGCGAAAAGGAGATGAACAATTTGCTTAA
- a CDS encoding ABC transporter substrate-binding protein has product MKGRLKSFTGWFLILVLALVPLSACSSSGETDGSSGSSKEETLDIFSWWTGAGEEDGLNALIDLFKEEYPDIEVENAAVAGGAGTNAKAVLASRMQGDDPPATFQVHGGSELNDGWVAAGKMETLNDLYESEGWEDKFPEDLIDLVSKDGDIYSVPVNIHRGNVLWYNTSVFEENGVEPPTTFDEFFTAADQLQEAGVTPLALGDKEPWTATHLFETALLGTLGADDYKKLFTGELAFNDPKVTEAAENYKKMLSYVNEDHSSRNWQDASQLVADGEAAMNVMGDWAKGYFVNDLNLKVKEDFGWVATPGTEGMFMVITDTFGLPKGVANPEDVKKFLSVLGSVEGQDAFNPLKGSIPARVDADLSNYDEYGKETIEDFKSASLAPSLAHGSAAPEGFVTKVNQAINIFVTQQDVDQLIDSLENASGDLK; this is encoded by the coding sequence ATGAAGGGAAGGCTTAAATCATTTACCGGTTGGTTTTTAATTCTAGTGTTAGCTCTGGTACCACTTTCTGCTTGTTCAAGTTCTGGGGAAACAGACGGTAGTAGCGGATCGAGTAAGGAAGAAACGCTTGATATTTTCAGCTGGTGGACAGGTGCTGGAGAAGAAGATGGATTGAATGCGCTTATTGATTTATTTAAAGAAGAATACCCTGATATTGAAGTAGAAAACGCAGCCGTTGCTGGCGGTGCAGGAACGAATGCAAAGGCAGTACTTGCAAGTCGCATGCAGGGTGATGATCCTCCTGCAACGTTTCAAGTTCATGGTGGTTCTGAGTTAAATGATGGTTGGGTTGCAGCGGGAAAAATGGAAACGCTTAACGATCTTTATGAGTCGGAAGGTTGGGAAGATAAGTTTCCGGAAGATTTAATTGATCTTGTTAGTAAAGATGGCGACATTTACTCCGTTCCAGTTAATATTCACCGTGGAAACGTTCTCTGGTATAACACGAGCGTTTTTGAAGAAAATGGTGTTGAGCCGCCGACTACGTTCGATGAGTTTTTTACTGCAGCGGACCAGCTACAGGAAGCAGGCGTTACACCACTTGCACTTGGTGATAAAGAGCCCTGGACAGCGACACACCTATTTGAAACAGCGCTATTAGGGACGCTTGGGGCTGATGATTACAAAAAGCTTTTCACAGGCGAACTGGCGTTTAACGATCCTAAAGTAACAGAAGCGGCTGAGAATTATAAAAAGATGCTAAGCTACGTAAACGAAGACCATAGCTCTCGTAACTGGCAAGATGCATCTCAGCTCGTCGCAGATGGAGAAGCCGCGATGAACGTCATGGGAGATTGGGCGAAGGGTTACTTTGTGAACGATCTTAATTTGAAGGTAAAAGAGGACTTTGGTTGGGTGGCAACGCCAGGTACTGAAGGGATGTTTATGGTGATTACCGATACGTTTGGTTTGCCAAAGGGTGTAGCAAACCCTGAAGACGTTAAGAAATTCTTATCTGTTCTTGGCTCTGTTGAAGGACAGGATGCATTTAATCCTTTAAAAGGTTCCATTCCAGCTCGTGTAGATGCTGATCTATCAAACTATGATGAATATGGAAAAGAAACGATTGAAGATTTCAAGAGTGCAAGTCTCGCACCGAGTCTTGCGCACGGATCGGCTGCACCTGAAGGTTTTGTTACGAAAGTAAACCAGGCGATTAATATTTTTGTAACGCAGCAAGATGTTGATCAATTAATTGATTCCCTTGAAAATGCTTCGGGTGATCTTAAGTAA
- a CDS encoding circularly permuted type 2 ATP-grasp protein, whose product MFHSYHVDGYFDEMLKKGKEPRGHCKPFHEKLNEVAPEELQSRYELAQSDFLRQGITFTVYSDNEGTERTMPFDFVPKIIPPDEWQELERGLMQRFDALNAFLDDVYHEQHILKDGIIPRDLVVNCQHFFQQVAGIDLPRRQHIFMAGIDLIRDDNGEYRVLEDNLRNPSGLSYVFQNRYVMRKVYPEFFNQYSVQSLEQQFSYLHSAMASLAPEGSSSPTIVLLTPGVHNSAYYDHSFIAQRTGIELVEGRDLVVRERQVYMKTARGLKKVDVIYRRIDDEFLDPLEFREDSLLGVPGLIDVYRAGNVSILNGIGNGVADDKAIYHFVPDMIRYYLKEEPLVKNVDTYLLRYDDQLEYVLDHLSELVVKHTNASGGYNMLIGPHASKEEIEAYRQQILKNPSEFIAQPTIKLSRLPAFKEDRFAACHVDLRVFIFGGEKTHVFPGGLTRVALKEGSLVVNSSQGGGAKDTWVLEESPVHS is encoded by the coding sequence ATGTTTCATTCTTATCATGTAGATGGTTACTTTGATGAAATGCTTAAAAAAGGCAAGGAGCCGAGAGGACATTGCAAACCGTTCCATGAAAAATTAAACGAAGTAGCGCCTGAAGAATTGCAATCGCGCTATGAGCTGGCGCAAAGTGATTTTCTTAGGCAGGGCATTACATTTACGGTTTATAGTGATAACGAAGGAACGGAACGAACGATGCCGTTTGATTTTGTTCCAAAAATTATTCCTCCAGATGAATGGCAGGAGCTTGAGCGTGGCCTCATGCAGCGCTTCGATGCTTTAAATGCATTTTTAGATGATGTCTATCACGAACAACACATCCTAAAAGACGGCATTATTCCACGTGATCTCGTCGTCAATTGTCAGCATTTCTTTCAGCAGGTAGCAGGGATCGATCTTCCAAGAAGGCAGCACATTTTTATGGCTGGCATTGATTTAATCCGAGACGATAATGGCGAGTATCGCGTTTTAGAAGATAACCTTCGGAACCCCTCGGGTCTCTCCTATGTTTTTCAAAATCGTTATGTCATGAGAAAAGTGTATCCTGAATTTTTTAATCAATATTCTGTTCAGTCTCTTGAACAGCAGTTTTCCTATCTTCATTCCGCGATGGCTTCGCTTGCTCCAGAAGGCAGTTCTTCACCGACAATTGTCCTCTTAACACCGGGCGTTCATAATTCAGCTTACTATGATCATTCTTTTATCGCTCAGCGAACGGGTATTGAACTTGTTGAGGGAAGAGATCTTGTTGTAAGGGAACGACAAGTCTATATGAAAACCGCTCGAGGGTTGAAAAAAGTTGATGTTATTTATCGCCGGATCGATGATGAGTTTTTGGATCCACTTGAATTTCGTGAAGATTCCTTACTTGGCGTGCCGGGCTTGATCGACGTCTACCGTGCAGGAAATGTATCGATTTTAAATGGAATTGGCAACGGGGTTGCTGATGATAAAGCGATCTATCATTTTGTTCCTGACATGATTCGTTATTACTTAAAGGAAGAGCCACTAGTCAAAAATGTTGATACATATCTTTTACGATATGACGATCAGCTAGAATATGTCTTGGATCATCTGTCAGAGCTAGTCGTAAAACATACGAACGCTTCAGGTGGCTACAATATGCTAATTGGTCCTCATGCTTCTAAGGAAGAGATTGAAGCATATCGACAACAAATTCTAAAAAACCCATCTGAATTTATCGCTCAGCCAACAATCAAGCTATCTCGCTTGCCGGCTTTTAAAGAAGACCGCTTCGCCGCTTGTCACGTTGATCTTCGCGTTTTTATTTTTGGAGGAGAAAAGACGCATGTATTCCCTGGAGGTTTAACACGTGTCGCGCTAAAAGAAGGTTCCCTAGTCGTCAATTCTTCACAAGGTGGTGGCGCGAAAGATACGTGGGTGCTTGAAGAAAGTCCAGTTCATAGTTAA
- a CDS encoding alpha/beta hydrolase yields MLDYKLYKNKASGSETIVLLHGLGGNYGIFCHQIGTYKKKYHVLAINLPGHGQSPSTSSYGKPFTSELIANEILALLDQLKIAKAHLVGISLGSVAVHHLLQQAPERVQSAVLGGAITRFNPLASFLLMAGNAVKSFIPYMWLYKLFAYVMMPKSNHARSRKLFIREALKMNRSDFLAWYKLAPHVKETYMDVQENSGNIPKLYISGEQDHLFLKPLLEDTRSDEQANHFILEQCGHVCNVEKPREFNVASMAFFKRNRAQTSISPAL; encoded by the coding sequence ATGCTTGATTATAAGCTTTACAAAAACAAGGCCAGTGGCAGTGAAACGATCGTCTTGCTACATGGTCTTGGAGGAAACTATGGGATCTTCTGTCACCAAATAGGAACATACAAAAAGAAGTACCATGTGTTAGCGATAAACTTACCAGGTCATGGCCAATCACCAAGTACGTCTAGCTATGGAAAACCTTTCACTAGTGAATTAATTGCTAATGAAATTCTCGCTCTTCTCGATCAACTGAAGATTGCGAAAGCTCATTTAGTGGGCATTTCACTAGGTTCAGTTGCAGTACATCACTTGCTACAACAGGCACCTGAACGTGTTCAAAGTGCTGTGCTTGGTGGAGCGATTACGCGATTCAATCCCTTAGCTTCTTTCTTGCTGATGGCTGGAAATGCAGTGAAATCTTTTATTCCATATATGTGGTTATACAAATTGTTTGCTTATGTGATGATGCCAAAATCGAATCACGCACGTTCACGAAAGCTCTTTATTAGAGAAGCCCTGAAAATGAATCGAAGCGATTTTCTTGCATGGTATAAACTGGCTCCCCACGTAAAAGAAACTTACATGGATGTCCAAGAAAATAGTGGAAACATCCCGAAACTATACATTTCAGGTGAACAGGATCACCTTTTCCTGAAGCCTTTGCTAGAAGATACTAGAAGTGATGAACAGGCAAACCATTTCATTCTAGAGCAATGTGGTCACGTTTGTAATGTAGAAAAACCTAGAGAATTTAATGTTGCTTCCATGGCGTTTTTTAAGAGAAATCGTGCACAGACAAGCATTTCTCCTGCTTTATAA
- a CDS encoding carbohydrate ABC transporter permease: protein MAIRSFTRPILYVLLIALSCFYLMPVYVMMITSLKPLEEVTLSQMWQLPTSFDFSSYSEAFTKLAPNLLNSFYLVIPATLLSALLGSLNGYVLSKWKFKGANTLFTVILFGMFIPYQSILIPLIQFLREIGLYNSIAGLVFVHVVYGIPITTLMFRNFYASIPDSMIESAKIDGAGFLGVYRFIMIPLSITGFVVVAIWQFTNIWNEFLFAVTITTSDQQPVMVALQNLSGSQIVQWNVQMAGALLAALPTLLVYIFLGKFFVKGLLAGSVKG from the coding sequence GTGGCTATACGATCGTTCACACGTCCCATTCTTTACGTTCTACTTATTGCCCTTTCTTGCTTTTACCTTATGCCAGTTTATGTGATGATGATTACGAGTCTGAAGCCACTTGAAGAAGTGACATTAAGTCAAATGTGGCAGCTGCCAACATCATTCGATTTTAGTAGCTATTCCGAAGCATTTACGAAGCTAGCACCGAATTTATTAAATAGTTTTTATCTCGTCATACCGGCTACTCTTCTTTCGGCTCTCTTAGGTTCACTGAACGGATATGTTCTTTCTAAATGGAAATTCAAAGGCGCTAATACGCTGTTTACTGTCATTTTATTTGGGATGTTCATCCCTTATCAAAGTATCCTTATCCCCCTAATTCAGTTTCTAAGAGAAATCGGATTGTATAACTCGATCGCAGGACTTGTGTTTGTTCACGTTGTGTATGGCATTCCAATTACAACACTCATGTTTCGAAACTTCTATGCAAGCATTCCTGATTCAATGATTGAATCTGCGAAAATCGATGGCGCTGGATTTCTAGGTGTCTACCGTTTTATTATGATTCCCCTATCAATTACGGGGTTTGTGGTTGTTGCGATCTGGCAGTTTACGAACATATGGAATGAATTCTTATTTGCCGTCACGATTACGACATCGGATCAGCAGCCCGTCATGGTTGCGCTACAGAATTTATCCGGAAGTCAAATTGTGCAATGGAACGTCCAAATGGCTGGGGCGCTTTTAGCTGCACTTCCTACGCTTCTCGTGTACATTTTTCTCGGAAAGTTTTTTGTGAAAGGATTACTTGCAGGGTCAGTAAAAGGATAG
- a CDS encoding helix-turn-helix domain-containing protein — protein MLKIMIVDDEQLERDAIEMMIKREYGDKVKLVKAKNGREAISFVGEFQPHIVFMDIKMPGIDGVEAVRTIKSYHPNIRFIMLSAFDTFNYARDVMQQGVKEYLLKPGRKKEILAALTRVSTELEIEREEAAKKDHVQAKLAKAVHLLEGEWMNAILMNQVTEFSPAEWSELLGFQTTTGYAIVFKFPNQLDRFNEMVQWIKQKVKSTLPGEALIGVRDECYLPCFLFSDSLQEKDKQLKAKLQPMLRNLLHEFNQRFGVAVCIGIGRPYKEAEHFVASYREALHTVRDLDVEQDVTYAFYHEGRSANVPRHDRTQEQESIVINAINNGDFTRAMKELDVYVEMISVEPTSTYVQKLNELFLVAERILQNNGIVLSSYTYICAEDEYEATNLAREKLRKLSEHVLEWRALHGGDRLEQVKQYIRAHFHKQLTLEEAAEHVELSPYYVSKLFKDKSGMTFIDYVTEVRIDEAKREMLDASKSLKEICFNVGYKDPNYFSRVFKRKAGLSPSQYREKLLV, from the coding sequence TTGCTTAAAATCATGATTGTCGATGACGAGCAGCTAGAGCGGGATGCAATCGAAATGATGATAAAACGAGAATATGGCGATAAGGTAAAACTAGTAAAAGCGAAAAATGGGAGAGAAGCGATTTCATTTGTAGGCGAATTTCAACCGCATATTGTTTTTATGGACATTAAAATGCCTGGGATCGATGGAGTAGAGGCAGTTAGAACGATTAAGAGCTACCATCCGAACATTCGATTTATTATGCTTTCTGCTTTTGACACATTTAACTATGCAAGAGACGTGATGCAGCAAGGGGTGAAAGAATATTTGCTGAAGCCAGGGCGTAAGAAGGAAATTTTAGCTGCTCTTACACGCGTCTCAACAGAACTTGAAATAGAGCGAGAAGAAGCTGCAAAAAAAGATCACGTTCAGGCGAAGCTTGCAAAAGCCGTTCACTTACTCGAAGGCGAGTGGATGAATGCGATCTTAATGAATCAAGTAACAGAGTTCAGTCCTGCTGAATGGAGCGAACTGCTTGGCTTTCAAACGACAACAGGTTATGCCATTGTTTTTAAATTTCCCAATCAACTGGATCGCTTCAATGAAATGGTTCAGTGGATCAAACAGAAAGTGAAAAGCACCCTCCCTGGGGAAGCTTTAATTGGAGTAAGAGATGAATGCTATTTACCCTGCTTTCTTTTTAGTGACAGCCTTCAGGAAAAAGACAAGCAGCTAAAGGCGAAATTACAGCCTATGTTACGAAACCTTCTTCATGAATTCAATCAGCGTTTTGGCGTAGCGGTTTGTATTGGGATAGGGAGACCATATAAGGAAGCCGAGCATTTTGTCGCATCTTATCGGGAAGCTCTTCATACTGTTCGTGATCTGGATGTTGAACAAGATGTCACTTATGCCTTTTATCATGAAGGGAGAAGTGCTAACGTACCTCGGCATGATCGCACACAGGAGCAGGAGTCGATTGTGATCAATGCGATTAACAATGGTGACTTCACAAGAGCGATGAAAGAACTTGATGTGTATGTCGAAATGATTTCAGTTGAACCAACTTCCACTTATGTTCAAAAACTGAATGAACTCTTTCTTGTCGCTGAACGTATTCTTCAAAACAATGGAATCGTCTTATCTTCTTATACATACATCTGTGCGGAAGATGAGTATGAAGCTACCAATCTAGCGCGAGAAAAGCTACGGAAGTTAAGTGAGCATGTACTTGAATGGCGTGCGCTCCATGGTGGGGATCGTCTTGAACAGGTAAAGCAATACATTCGAGCTCATTTTCATAAACAGCTCACCCTTGAAGAAGCAGCGGAGCACGTAGAGCTTAGCCCCTATTACGTAAGTAAATTATTTAAAGATAAGAGCGGCATGACATTCATTGATTACGTTACAGAAGTTCGGATTGACGAAGCAAAACGAGAAATGCTGGATGCTTCTAAAAGTTTAAAAGAGATTTGTTTCAACGTCGGATATAAAGATCCGAATTATTTCAGTCGAGTATTTAAACGAAAAGCTGGCTTGTCGCCTTCTCAATATCGTGAGAAGTTGTTGGTATGA
- a CDS encoding YdcF family protein yields the protein MKLSELNPDTLSREEITTLMFHDTIDDQQTGECILVFGAKTIHRVIKAANLYHDKRAPKILVSGSAARWGENEEPEAIWMRDRLVELGVPSEDILLELEAANTTENVLASLMVLQRSIGLNHIHRLLIVSSPYHMKRCHLTLTTYMPDWISYSFCSDDRESGQRNNWWKDEREKARVMKELHSIQRYVKNGILKDEVVRR from the coding sequence GTGAAGTTATCCGAATTAAATCCGGACACTCTCTCAAGAGAAGAAATTACAACGTTAATGTTTCATGACACCATAGATGATCAGCAAACCGGGGAATGTATTCTCGTGTTTGGTGCCAAAACAATTCACCGCGTCATTAAAGCAGCAAACCTCTATCATGATAAGCGCGCCCCTAAAATTCTCGTATCTGGTTCAGCAGCAAGATGGGGAGAAAATGAAGAACCTGAAGCCATATGGATGAGAGATCGATTAGTCGAGCTTGGTGTACCATCGGAAGATATCCTTCTGGAGCTCGAAGCTGCAAATACAACAGAGAACGTACTCGCCTCGCTTATGGTGCTACAACGCTCCATCGGTCTTAACCACATTCATCGACTCCTGATCGTCAGCTCTCCCTATCATATGAAAAGGTGCCACCTCACACTTACAACGTATATGCCAGACTGGATCTCTTATAGCTTTTGTAGTGACGACCGAGAATCAGGACAGCGAAACAACTGGTGGAAAGATGAGCGAGAGAAGGCGCGAGTGATGAAGGAGCTCCATTCGATTCAAAGGTATGTTAAGAACGGTATATTGAAAGATGAGGTTGTGCGTAGATAA